From one Amycolatopsis sp. FDAARGOS 1241 genomic stretch:
- a CDS encoding Hsp20/alpha crystallin family protein — protein MRIEDSTEEGKYTIRAELPGFEPDKHISVRTHEGMLTIEAEREAKETTGGHSEFYYGKFSRTVALPAGAEASKVEAKYADGILEITMPMAERPHEKQIKIHVDKA, from the coding sequence GTGCGGATCGAGGATTCCACTGAGGAGGGCAAATACACCATTCGCGCAGAGCTGCCCGGGTTCGAGCCCGACAAGCACATCTCGGTGAGGACGCACGAGGGGATGCTGACCATCGAAGCTGAGCGCGAGGCGAAGGAGACCACCGGCGGGCACAGCGAATTCTACTACGGGAAGTTCAGCCGCACCGTGGCGCTGCCCGCTGGGGCCGAGGCCTCGAAGGTGGAGGCCAAGTACGCCGACGGCATCCTCGAGATCACCATGCCGATGGCTGAGCGGCCGCACGAGAAGCAAATAAAAATCCACGTCGACAAGGCCTGA
- a CDS encoding flavodoxin domain-containing protein: MFFTERRTAMRVLVAVATRHGATREIAEQIAATAAMTLEETGVAAQVEVVDAEHVTSLAGYDAVVLGSAVYLGHWLDSAQRLAHEHQGELRRLPVWLFSSGPVGQRRRPGSDPVDVSDVLTDTAAREHRLFGGRVERARLRFPERAVVAALRVKDGDNRDWPVIRAWARAIAGELAVVPRGRSAKVDRPASGAGTFVLTLRVVRPRRRRSVREFPECEAENGERSEHAWTAAGFPDDAAEHRRLAGQPLAVRGAQPGADRGFH, translated from the coding sequence GTGTTCTTCACCGAAAGGCGTACCGCCATGAGGGTCCTCGTCGCGGTGGCGACCCGCCACGGGGCCACCAGGGAGATCGCCGAGCAGATCGCCGCCACGGCTGCGATGACGTTGGAGGAAACCGGTGTCGCGGCGCAGGTGGAGGTGGTCGACGCAGAGCACGTCACGTCGCTCGCGGGGTACGACGCGGTCGTGCTCGGTAGCGCCGTCTACCTCGGGCACTGGCTCGACAGCGCCCAGAGGCTTGCGCACGAGCACCAGGGCGAGCTGAGACGGCTTCCTGTGTGGCTCTTTTCGAGCGGACCGGTGGGTCAGCGGAGACGGCCCGGTTCGGACCCCGTCGACGTTTCGGATGTGCTGACCGACACGGCTGCCCGCGAGCACCGGCTTTTCGGTGGCCGGGTCGAGCGCGCGCGGCTGCGCTTCCCCGAACGGGCGGTGGTGGCTGCCCTGCGGGTGAAAGACGGGGACAACCGCGACTGGCCGGTGATCCGCGCGTGGGCCCGGGCCATCGCCGGTGAACTTGCCGTGGTGCCGCGGGGGAGGAGCGCGAAAGTTGACCGTCCTGCATCCGGTGCGGGGACCTTCGTCCTGACCCTTCGGGTAGTCCGGCCGCGTCGCCGAAGGAGCGTACGGGAGTTTCCTGAGTGTGAAGCCGAAAACGGAGAGAGGAGTGAGCATGCCTGGACTGCTGCCGGGTTCCCGGATGACGCTGCCGAGCATCGCCGCCTGGCTGGACAACCCCTGGCCGTTCGGGGAGCACAACCCGGTGCGGATCGAGGATTCCACTGA
- a CDS encoding site-2 protease family protein, which produces MTHATFPLGRIVGIRIGAHWSVLIIAVLLAYLLATSVLPAGAPGTPPPLCWAVATVCAVLFLASLLAHELCHAFTARRCGLKAERITLWLLGGAAELPEEPRTPRAALLVAAAGPAASVAVAGGFLGAAVLATGALPPVVVVALTWLGWTNAVLAAFNLLPGTPLDGGRIAEAVAWKVTGDRARARRIAGRGGQLLAAALVGTGVWIFLTTGSFEGLWLVAIGWFLTFAVRNELVAAPLREAVSRIRLADVMRPSPVTAPGWYTVQGFLDLAAELPVRTFPVMSFDGRPVGVVSLGRLARVPETARTSTRLESVCTKPPACFAGPPETPVTEVLGRTALRPGQDLVLVVDHGALAGVVAPADLARALELAELGVLVRRRAEL; this is translated from the coding sequence ATGACCCACGCGACGTTCCCGCTCGGACGGATCGTCGGCATCCGGATCGGCGCCCACTGGTCCGTGCTGATCATCGCGGTGCTGCTGGCGTACTTGCTGGCAACCAGCGTGCTCCCCGCCGGTGCCCCGGGCACGCCGCCCCCGCTGTGCTGGGCGGTCGCGACCGTCTGCGCGGTCCTGTTCCTCGCCTCGCTGCTCGCGCACGAGCTCTGCCACGCCTTCACCGCGCGGCGGTGCGGCCTGAAAGCCGAACGCATCACGCTCTGGCTGCTGGGCGGCGCCGCCGAGCTTCCCGAGGAACCGCGCACGCCCCGGGCCGCGCTGCTCGTCGCCGCGGCCGGCCCCGCCGCGAGCGTGGCCGTCGCCGGGGGCTTCCTCGGTGCCGCCGTGCTCGCGACCGGGGCCCTGCCACCGGTCGTCGTCGTGGCTCTCACCTGGCTCGGCTGGACGAACGCGGTCCTTGCGGCGTTCAACTTGTTGCCGGGCACGCCGCTGGACGGCGGCCGCATCGCCGAAGCCGTCGCCTGGAAGGTCACTGGCGACCGCGCCCGGGCGCGGCGGATCGCCGGCCGTGGCGGGCAACTCCTGGCGGCGGCGCTCGTCGGCACCGGAGTGTGGATATTCCTGACAACCGGATCGTTCGAAGGACTGTGGCTCGTGGCCATCGGCTGGTTCCTGACGTTCGCCGTGCGCAACGAACTCGTGGCGGCGCCGCTTCGGGAGGCGGTTTCCCGAATCCGGCTTGCCGACGTCATGCGACCTTCCCCTGTTACGGCTCCAGGCTGGTACACGGTCCAAGGTTTCCTTGATCTCGCGGCGGAGCTGCCCGTTCGCACCTTCCCCGTCATGTCGTTCGACGGCCGGCCGGTCGGCGTCGTCAGCCTCGGGCGGCTTGCCCGCGTGCCTGAAACCGCCCGCACGTCCACCCGGCTCGAGTCGGTGTGCACGAAGCCCCCGGCGTGCTTCGCCGGACCACCGGAAACACCTGTGACGGAGGTGCTCGGCCGGACGGCGTTGAGGCCCGGACAGGACCTCGTGCTCGTCGTCGACCACGGCGCACTCGCCGGCGTCGTCGCGCCGGCTGACCTCGCCCGCGCGCTCGAACTCGCGGAGCTCGGTGTCCTTGTGCGCCGGCGTGCCGAACTCTGA
- a CDS encoding heavy metal translocating P-type ATPase has translation MAALLLAGGVLWVTGTAGSGACWAAATAVALAPTAWWVVRDLRARRWGADSLAVLALGSTLAVGEYLAGAVVAVMVATGRVLESGAQRRAGRDLTALLDRAPRTAHLRAGSGFRSVPVGQVRTGDEVVVLPGEVVPVDGELPEDGLFDESALTGEPLPVSRPAGDTVHSGVVNAGAAVGVKATASASDSTYAGVVRLAESAAAHTAPVARLADRAAVWFLPAALVLAGLAWLLTGVADRAVAVLVTATPCPLLLAVPIAVTAGMSRASRAGVVVKDGAALELLGRARVLLLDKTGTITAGRPDVADVICAPGVGADEALRLAASVEFYSPHVLAAAAVRAAETAGVERLPAADVREEPGAGVSGRIDGHRVRVGRWPSGRAVPAWAGSAARRGRLDLATVLWVDRDGEPIAALLAKDRIRPDAARTMRRLRGAGITSIRLLTGDRVDNAREVAALLELDDVRAEATPADKLQAVAAAHATGLTVMTGDGINDAPALAAADVGVALGSRGATAAAQAADAVILDDRLARLADAAEIARRSRRLAVQSAIAGIGLSFVAMVAAAFGLLPPVWGALVQEAIDVAVIVNALRALRVPGAADPAPARLVQRFETEHERLRPALLAIRQAADALAEGPTAEADRAVRAARGVLFRQILPHEAAEEHELYPALVGPLGGEQSTVTMSRAHTEIARLARRLDRHLRESPELIQPDQVDDLRATLYGLDAVLTLHFTQEEEAFFTLPVS, from the coding sequence GTGGCTGCGCTGCTGCTGGCCGGTGGCGTCCTCTGGGTGACCGGCACCGCAGGTTCCGGCGCGTGCTGGGCTGCGGCCACCGCGGTTGCCCTGGCGCCGACCGCCTGGTGGGTGGTGCGGGACCTACGGGCCCGGCGCTGGGGCGCCGACTCGCTGGCGGTGCTGGCGCTGGGGTCGACCCTCGCAGTGGGGGAATACCTGGCCGGCGCGGTGGTCGCGGTGATGGTCGCGACCGGGCGGGTGCTCGAATCCGGGGCCCAGCGCCGCGCCGGACGTGATCTCACGGCGCTGCTCGACCGCGCCCCGCGCACCGCTCACCTGCGGGCCGGTTCGGGATTCAGGTCGGTTCCCGTGGGCCAAGTGCGGACGGGGGACGAGGTCGTCGTACTGCCCGGCGAGGTCGTGCCCGTGGACGGGGAACTGCCGGAGGACGGGCTGTTCGACGAGTCCGCCCTCACGGGGGAGCCGTTGCCCGTCTCCCGGCCGGCGGGTGACACCGTCCACAGTGGAGTCGTCAACGCCGGAGCCGCAGTGGGGGTCAAGGCCACGGCGAGCGCGAGCGACAGCACGTACGCCGGGGTGGTGCGGCTGGCGGAGTCGGCGGCCGCGCACACGGCGCCGGTCGCCCGGCTCGCCGACCGAGCCGCGGTGTGGTTCCTGCCGGCCGCGCTGGTGCTCGCGGGCCTGGCCTGGCTGCTCACCGGTGTGGCCGACCGCGCCGTCGCTGTGCTGGTGACCGCGACTCCGTGTCCGTTGCTGCTGGCGGTGCCGATCGCTGTGACCGCGGGGATGTCGCGGGCGAGCCGGGCGGGTGTCGTGGTGAAGGACGGTGCCGCTTTGGAGTTGCTCGGTCGGGCGCGCGTGCTGTTGCTGGACAAGACCGGCACGATCACTGCCGGGCGCCCGGACGTCGCCGATGTGATCTGCGCGCCGGGCGTCGGGGCAGACGAGGCGCTGCGGCTGGCGGCCAGCGTCGAGTTCTACTCTCCGCACGTCCTCGCCGCGGCTGCGGTCCGGGCCGCCGAGACCGCCGGTGTCGAACGGCTGCCCGCGGCCGACGTTCGGGAAGAGCCGGGCGCCGGGGTGTCCGGGCGGATCGATGGTCACCGTGTGCGCGTGGGCCGGTGGCCGTCCGGACGGGCGGTGCCGGCGTGGGCGGGAAGCGCCGCTCGCCGCGGCCGGCTGGACCTGGCGACGGTGCTGTGGGTGGACCGTGACGGCGAGCCGATCGCGGCGCTCCTGGCGAAGGACCGGATCAGACCGGACGCCGCCCGCACCATGCGCCGGCTGCGCGGGGCGGGCATCACCTCCATCCGGCTCCTCACCGGCGACCGGGTCGACAACGCGCGGGAGGTTGCCGCCCTCCTGGAACTCGACGACGTGCGCGCCGAGGCCACTCCGGCGGACAAGCTCCAAGCGGTCGCCGCGGCCCACGCGACAGGTCTGACCGTGATGACCGGCGACGGGATCAACGACGCTCCCGCGCTCGCGGCCGCCGATGTGGGCGTGGCGCTCGGGTCGCGGGGAGCCACCGCCGCGGCGCAGGCGGCCGATGCGGTGATCCTCGACGACCGGCTGGCCCGGCTCGCCGACGCCGCCGAGATCGCCCGCCGCTCGCGTCGGTTGGCCGTGCAGAGCGCGATCGCGGGGATCGGGCTGTCGTTCGTCGCGATGGTGGCTGCGGCATTCGGTCTGCTGCCACCGGTCTGGGGTGCGCTCGTGCAGGAGGCCATCGACGTCGCTGTCATCGTGAACGCGTTGCGCGCGCTACGGGTGCCTGGCGCCGCGGATCCCGCCCCCGCCCGTCTGGTGCAGCGGTTCGAGACGGAACACGAGCGATTGCGCCCGGCGCTGCTGGCGATCCGGCAGGCGGCCGACGCGCTCGCCGAAGGTCCCACTGCTGAGGCCGACCGCGCCGTCCGGGCGGCGCGAGGGGTCCTGTTCCGGCAGATCCTGCCGCACGAAGCCGCCGAGGAGCACGAGCTGTACCCCGCGCTCGTGGGGCCGCTCGGCGGAGAGCAAAGCACGGTGACGATGAGCCGCGCCCACACGGAGATCGCTCGCCTCGCCCGTCGGCTCGACCGGCACCTGCGGGAGTCGCCGGAGCTGATCCAGCCCGACCAGGTCGATGACCTTCGCGCGACGCTGTATGGCCTCGATGCTGTGCTGACCCTGCATTTCACCCAGGAGGAGGAAGCGTTTTTCACGCTGCCGGTTTCCTGA
- a CDS encoding universal stress protein, translated as MTPPLPAPAPIIAGVDGSAEAVDAVRWAARAAVRHDVPLELVHATSFPDLLVGGVVPPTEEAKVLLRRHGRHLLRAAHEVARGAGAADVRERLDPDRPAPALLDLAGQASAVVVGHGQGRFGSLLAGSVAMALAAHAPRPVVVARGDLWDVPAAAGPVVAGIDGGPDTVAVVAAAFTEAASLGAALLVLHAKNDPDVGETASALDEVLEEPSRHHPDVLVEHTVVGGRPRHELLERSANAQLIVLGRRGRGGFPGLLLGSTVQALVHHAASPVLVTHAGV; from the coding sequence GTGACTCCCCCTCTTCCGGCTCCCGCGCCGATCATCGCGGGCGTCGACGGTTCGGCGGAGGCAGTCGACGCTGTCCGCTGGGCCGCGCGCGCCGCGGTCCGCCACGACGTACCGCTGGAGCTCGTCCACGCGACGTCGTTTCCGGACCTCCTGGTCGGCGGTGTCGTGCCCCCGACAGAGGAGGCGAAGGTCCTCCTCCGCCGGCACGGCCGGCACCTGCTGCGCGCGGCACACGAAGTGGCGCGTGGAGCCGGCGCAGCGGACGTGCGGGAACGGCTCGACCCCGATCGTCCTGCGCCGGCGTTGCTGGACCTCGCGGGGCAAGCCTCGGCCGTGGTCGTCGGCCACGGCCAGGGCCGGTTCGGCTCCCTGCTCGCCGGCTCGGTCGCCATGGCGCTGGCAGCCCACGCGCCCCGCCCGGTCGTAGTGGCGCGCGGAGACTTGTGGGACGTGCCGGCCGCTGCCGGACCGGTGGTCGCCGGAATCGACGGCGGCCCGGACACGGTCGCGGTCGTCGCAGCCGCCTTCACCGAAGCAGCCTCCCTCGGTGCGGCATTGCTGGTGCTGCACGCGAAGAACGACCCCGACGTCGGTGAAACAGCCTCGGCGCTCGACGAGGTCTTGGAAGAGCCGAGCCGCCACCACCCCGATGTTCTCGTCGAACACACGGTGGTCGGCGGCCGGCCCCGCCACGAACTGCTCGAACGCAGCGCCAACGCACAGCTCATCGTCCTGGGCCGCCGCGGCCGCGGCGGTTTCCCCGGTCTGCTGCTCGGCTCGACGGTCCAGGCCCTCGTGCACCACGCCGCTTCCCCGGTGCTGGTCACCCACGCCGGTGTGTGA
- a CDS encoding glycosyltransferase, whose protein sequence is MQTVDTGDLALDTYRTVAPEWILDSLASVAEHLRGARVLHLSATPYGGGVSELLRSVVPLYNDLGLHTEWQIINGDPAFFAATKKLHNALQGAPDPLTAAERAVYEETTRRNATDLGEAPDFSSWDFVFVHDPQPAALRSFVRSSRARWIWRCHIDTSQPHPETWGYLEKFIAPYDSTVFTLAEFVPPSLSGDRVDVIPPAIDPLSPKNMSLDERTAHAVLNWIGIEPAQPLVTQVSRFDPWKDPLGVIEAYRLVRDEVPNLQLALVGSMALDDPEAWEVYRTISDATRTDGGVHVFTNLTGVGNIEVNAFQRTSAVMVQKSIREGFGLVVSEALWKSTPVVAGRAGGIPLQVADDSGGVLVDSTENCAKALAELLTDHARSAALAAAGHERVRRHFLIPRLVLDELTLLDGLAHGDQPGALMTRGGHRDPICGLSTTPGDESFTALRDGVLHRFCSQSCRTAYLESGGPNR, encoded by the coding sequence ATGCAGACCGTGGACACCGGTGACCTGGCGCTCGACACCTACCGCACCGTCGCGCCGGAATGGATCCTCGATTCGCTGGCCTCCGTAGCGGAACACCTACGGGGGGCGCGTGTGCTCCACCTGAGCGCCACGCCCTACGGCGGCGGGGTGTCGGAACTCCTGCGGTCGGTCGTCCCGCTCTACAACGACCTCGGCCTGCACACGGAGTGGCAGATCATCAACGGCGACCCCGCCTTCTTCGCCGCCACCAAAAAACTCCACAACGCACTGCAAGGCGCACCGGATCCGCTGACCGCCGCCGAACGAGCTGTCTACGAGGAAACCACCCGACGCAACGCCACCGACCTCGGCGAGGCTCCCGACTTCTCGTCGTGGGATTTCGTCTTCGTCCACGACCCGCAACCGGCCGCCTTGCGGTCGTTCGTGCGCAGCTCGCGAGCCCGCTGGATTTGGCGCTGCCACATCGACACCTCGCAACCGCACCCCGAAACGTGGGGATACCTCGAGAAGTTCATCGCCCCCTACGACTCGACGGTGTTCACGCTCGCGGAGTTCGTCCCGCCGTCGCTGTCCGGTGACCGCGTCGACGTCATCCCGCCGGCCATCGACCCACTGAGCCCGAAGAACATGTCGCTCGACGAACGCACCGCGCACGCGGTCCTGAACTGGATCGGTATCGAGCCCGCGCAGCCGCTGGTCACCCAGGTCTCCCGCTTCGACCCGTGGAAAGACCCACTCGGCGTGATCGAAGCGTACCGGCTGGTCCGCGACGAGGTCCCGAACCTGCAGCTCGCCTTGGTGGGTTCCATGGCGCTCGACGACCCGGAGGCCTGGGAGGTCTACCGCACGATCAGCGACGCGACCCGGACCGATGGCGGCGTCCACGTGTTCACGAACCTCACCGGCGTCGGCAACATCGAAGTCAACGCCTTCCAGCGCACGTCGGCGGTGATGGTGCAGAAGTCCATCCGCGAAGGGTTCGGCCTGGTCGTCTCCGAAGCCTTGTGGAAGAGCACACCCGTCGTGGCGGGCCGAGCCGGCGGGATCCCCCTGCAAGTCGCCGACGACTCGGGCGGAGTGCTGGTCGACTCCACGGAAAACTGCGCGAAGGCGCTGGCCGAGCTGCTGACCGACCACGCCCGGTCCGCCGCACTGGCCGCCGCCGGCCACGAACGGGTCCGCCGCCACTTCCTCATACCCCGCCTCGTGCTCGACGAGCTGACCCTGCTCGATGGCCTCGCCCACGGCGACCAGCCCGGTGCCTTGATGACCCGCGGCGGGCACCGGGACCCGATCTGCGGACTGTCCACGACACCCGGCGACGAATCCTTCACCGCGCTGCGCGACGGCGTGCTCCACCGGTTCTGCTCGCAGTCGTGCCGCACCGCGTACCTCGAATCCGGGGGGCCGAACCGATGA
- a CDS encoding galactose-1-phosphate uridylyltransferase produces MTVKPWHGGELRRDAETHGWSILAAGRAARPHVPARTGCPLCPGPGEDTPAETWRLAGDDGWRVRAVHNRYALSDRHEVVIESPRHDWDPATAAVSEVADVLTAWQVRHRALRADAAQVAVFRNYGTAAGISLSHPHSQVAGLPVLSPATRRGLEIAREHHATTGRCLANDELKAELTTGTRIVYADEHVIAYTPFAPTADCELRLTLREPRADFAAAPRHSVEELARCLRAVLAALRAEFDDPAYNLVVHTAPTGFEDAPFLGWGLQLVPRLAIAAGLELATGIPVVTVAPERSAARLRNRLAAAAV; encoded by the coding sequence ATGACCGTGAAACCGTGGCACGGAGGCGAACTCCGCCGCGACGCCGAAACACACGGGTGGTCGATCCTGGCCGCCGGCCGGGCGGCCCGGCCGCACGTGCCGGCCCGCACCGGCTGCCCCCTCTGCCCCGGCCCGGGCGAAGACACCCCCGCCGAAACCTGGCGGCTCGCCGGCGATGACGGCTGGCGCGTGCGTGCGGTGCACAACCGGTACGCGCTGTCCGACCGGCACGAGGTGGTCATCGAATCACCGCGCCACGACTGGGATCCGGCGACCGCTGCGGTGTCCGAAGTGGCCGATGTGCTGACGGCCTGGCAGGTGCGGCATCGCGCGCTGCGAGCCGACGCGGCCCAAGTCGCCGTCTTCCGCAACTACGGCACGGCCGCGGGAATCTCGCTGTCACACCCGCACTCCCAGGTGGCCGGCCTGCCGGTTCTGTCGCCGGCCACCCGCCGCGGGCTTGAGATCGCCCGCGAACACCACGCCACGACCGGCCGGTGTCTCGCGAACGACGAGCTCAAAGCCGAGCTCACGACCGGCACCAGGATCGTCTACGCCGACGAGCACGTCATCGCGTACACCCCCTTCGCACCGACCGCCGACTGTGAACTGAGGTTGACCCTGCGTGAGCCGCGAGCGGACTTCGCAGCCGCGCCACGCCACAGCGTCGAGGAGCTGGCCCGGTGCTTGCGCGCCGTCCTGGCGGCACTGCGGGCCGAATTCGACGATCCCGCCTACAACCTGGTCGTGCACACCGCGCCGACCGGATTCGAGGACGCCCCATTCCTCGGGTGGGGCCTGCAGCTGGTGCCCCGGCTGGCGATCGCAGCCGGGCTGGAACTCGCGACGGGGATCCCCGTCGTCACCGTAGCCCCGGAACGGTCCGCGGCGCGGCTGCGCAACCGTCTCGCCGCCGCTGCAGTGTGA
- a CDS encoding HPP family protein, whose protein sequence is MQTRDIMTTPVIAVTPSTSLAEAAGVMTERGFTTMPVVDHTGKLVGLVTEADVAQAGLPGAAGENRRPGRRRHVQRPRHGRRGDAHPGRCRAG, encoded by the coding sequence GTGCAGACGCGCGACATCATGACCACGCCGGTCATCGCGGTGACCCCGTCCACTTCACTCGCGGAAGCCGCAGGCGTGATGACCGAACGCGGCTTCACCACGATGCCCGTCGTCGACCACACGGGCAAGCTCGTCGGCCTGGTCACCGAAGCCGACGTCGCGCAGGCCGGTCTGCCCGGCGCGGCGGGGGAAAACCGGCGACCAGGACGGCGGCGCCATGTTCAGCGGCCACGGCACGGTCGCCGCGGTGATGCGCACCCCGGCCGTTGCCGTGCCGGGTGA
- a CDS encoding CBS domain-containing protein, with translation MRTPAVAVPGDLDPAELTRCMNDTGVRALPVVDEGALVGIVTLQDVLRTLPASGPS, from the coding sequence ATGCGCACCCCGGCCGTTGCCGTGCCGGGTGACCTCGACCCGGCCGAGCTCACCCGCTGCATGAACGACACCGGTGTGCGCGCGCTGCCCGTGGTGGATGAAGGCGCCCTGGTCGGCATCGTGACCTTGCAGGACGTGCTCCGAACACTGCCAGCGTCAGGACCGTCCTGA
- a CDS encoding nitroreductase, protein MTTSPSAVALAPSEIAVLARAVSRAPSVHNTQPWRLRIHYSDADLVERTEIWLPRHDPDGRDRTMSCGAALAHLQPAARVLRRCGTTSFPRTGAVVATVRADPGASPDSVELVRYHAISRRRSHRRWFAGNEVSEVDCSAVAAAAGEPGVRAVVPGHLDALGEMLGFATRVFRADPAYQRELWMWIAHTCGFHGLGAEDGVPEGSLSDEALPAAGLVRPDTPVPDDARVTKRLRPGRFLVFCTDRDTRPEHLAAGAAVERTWVEAAARGLVGSVLTQPLHLLGFRELLAERLELPGRPQAIFRFSHPADPVPPLPRRPLTDLLPGDFPGTGAEPDDPPRSTL, encoded by the coding sequence ATGACGACCTCGCCGTCGGCGGTGGCCCTCGCCCCTTCCGAGATCGCTGTGCTCGCACGCGCGGTGAGCCGGGCCCCGTCCGTGCACAACACGCAGCCGTGGCGCCTGCGCATTCACTACTCCGACGCCGACCTCGTTGAGCGCACGGAAATCTGGCTACCCAGGCACGACCCGGACGGCCGCGACCGCACCATGTCATGCGGCGCTGCGCTCGCGCACTTGCAGCCGGCTGCTCGCGTGCTCCGGCGGTGCGGCACGACCTCGTTTCCCCGCACAGGCGCGGTCGTCGCGACCGTGCGCGCCGACCCGGGTGCGAGCCCGGACTCCGTCGAGCTCGTGCGCTACCACGCCATTAGTCGCCGAAGGAGCCACCGCCGGTGGTTCGCCGGGAATGAAGTGTCCGAAGTAGACTGTTCCGCTGTGGCGGCGGCCGCTGGCGAGCCGGGTGTGCGCGCCGTTGTGCCCGGCCACCTCGATGCGCTGGGCGAGATGCTCGGCTTCGCCACTCGCGTGTTCCGTGCCGACCCGGCGTACCAGCGTGAGCTGTGGATGTGGATCGCCCACACGTGCGGCTTCCACGGCCTGGGCGCTGAAGACGGTGTGCCCGAAGGGTCGTTGAGCGATGAAGCGCTGCCGGCCGCGGGTCTCGTGCGGCCGGACACGCCAGTACCCGACGACGCGCGGGTGACCAAACGGCTCCGACCCGGGCGCTTTCTCGTGTTCTGCACCGACCGGGACACCAGGCCTGAGCACCTGGCCGCAGGGGCTGCGGTCGAACGGACCTGGGTGGAAGCCGCCGCCCGCGGTCTGGTGGGCTCGGTCCTCACCCAGCCGTTGCACCTGCTCGGCTTCCGCGAGCTGCTCGCCGAGCGACTGGAGTTGCCTGGCCGTCCGCAGGCGATCTTCCGCTTCAGCCACCCGGCCGACCCGGTGCCCCCTCTACCCCGCCGTCCCCTGACCGATCTGCTGCCGGGTGACTTTCCCGGCACGGGGGCCGAACCCGACGACCCGCCGAGGAGCACCTTATGA
- a CDS encoding universal stress protein produces MGSATSAAGRLIVVGFDGSRSSDAALRWVLGVAAQPGDAVHAVMVLPTETLLPGTSWALQPHGRRPAGSYSPHEHIANIRAEFAEASPVTISTPQGHPATELITASTDADLLVVGARGAGRTRELLLGSVSRECVRYSRCPVVVVTPEAARRLVPTPTG; encoded by the coding sequence ATGGGTTCCGCAACCTCGGCCGCCGGCCGCTTGATCGTCGTCGGCTTCGACGGCTCTCGCTCCAGCGACGCGGCGCTGCGCTGGGTGCTCGGCGTCGCCGCCCAGCCTGGGGACGCAGTGCACGCCGTGATGGTGCTGCCCACCGAAACCCTGCTACCCGGTACGTCGTGGGCGCTGCAGCCGCACGGCCGCCGCCCTGCCGGATCCTACTCACCGCACGAACACATCGCGAACATTCGCGCGGAGTTCGCGGAAGCGTCACCCGTTACGATCTCGACTCCACAAGGCCATCCGGCCACCGAGCTGATCACCGCGTCCACTGACGCCGACCTCCTCGTCGTCGGTGCCCGCGGTGCGGGGCGGACACGCGAGCTCCTGCTGGGCAGCGTCTCACGGGAGTGCGTGCGCTACTCCCGCTGCCCCGTCGTGGTCGTCACGCCCGAAGCCGCCCGCCGCCTCGTCCCCACCCCGACGGGTTGA